One window of the Synechococcus sp. CC9311 genome contains the following:
- a CDS encoding vanadium-dependent haloperoxidase: MLFSILFKGKLGNVYNSFLYSFWGKKSSASPYDKTSLGDNRDEPEFDLVSSIDEKAKLALTVFSGDIKIAPNGLELNNDIELQSTGLELNSDTEFKPTSLELSNDIELQSNGLELSNDIELQSNGLELSNDIELQSNGLELSNDIELQSNGLELNSDIKLKSVDFFPESQFVSDGNEINVTLESSTQISGINALPTTFKIQSETGTPRANSSLISFADSSSQNFSAKSLLAPWLDLIKEPVVNSGSFQDAFSSVGNFNSLIKNILQLNPSSLKIQPLENLAGVFDTADHLLAWNTLALDFATASVSGPTPCSRFFGYLNISQWDSWAVFEDTAIGSIYNKEKQASFISLLDSFEISSNDLAEFKCLYQASTKIVQEILEHAVRQVAMDVSAFNVVSGIETSLFKEGIPESLVGAAQKLLAKNLDLSELGKKIGDLVVSIGTNIGETVSSSINQYALGDGSNQLGFYADTTDYIPSPSVYDPNDPNTKIDSSWQPLEGQSALTPQWGAVTPFAIEPDNLIPSSSIVTPYTELGELNSDFIDELMNVRDKRLNLTAEEAAIAEYYEGGPFTSFPPGLWQQQSVDLSISRNLDLDQALKLNLGVSLALSDAGIATWNLKYSANTVRPITAIRQYKPDTVLSDGSLAGDWEPYLDTPPFPDIASGHSAFSSSANYIFNQSFESNYFDFSVTLADDDSVYSVDGFDGIPGVGDDVTIQAVYFTGAAAQAGDSRIYGGIHLKDGDLKGQIIGYITGLKVSRKIDSLEQGISLEELSSLPVQSFGTMKSDILTGLSMEDFDEISVHQLYAFDGDDTLIAKGESLWQLYGGSGMDTFQLFETGSVSLRDYERMEEIELASTIFQQGESIDDIQFTISATGPFTDVSINDRLLFVMDGYWISDDVSVSILA, encoded by the coding sequence GTGCTGTTCTCGATTCTATTTAAGGGCAAGCTAGGAAACGTATACAATTCATTTCTCTATTCTTTTTGGGGTAAAAAGTCAAGCGCTAGCCCTTATGATAAGACCTCTTTGGGCGACAATCGAGATGAACCCGAATTTGATTTAGTCTCAAGTATTGACGAAAAAGCAAAGCTTGCATTAACGGTCTTTAGTGGCGACATTAAGATAGCGCCTAATGGCTTGGAATTAAATAATGATATTGAACTACAGTCTACTGGCTTGGAGCTAAATAGTGATACTGAGTTCAAGCCTACTAGCTTGGAGTTAAGTAATGATATTGAGTTACAGTCTAATGGCTTGGAGTTAAGTAATGATATTGAGTTGCAGTCTAATGGCTTGGAGTTAAGTAATGATATTGAGTTACAGTCTAATGGCTTGGAGTTAAGTAATGATATTGAGTTACAGTCTAATGGCTTGGAGCTAAATAGTGATATTAAATTGAAATCAGTTGACTTTTTCCCTGAATCCCAATTCGTCTCTGACGGGAATGAGATCAATGTCACTTTAGAGTCTTCCACTCAAATCTCAGGCATCAATGCTCTGCCGACAACTTTTAAAATTCAATCTGAGACTGGCACACCGCGTGCTAACTCATCTCTCATTTCTTTTGCTGATTCTTCCTCACAGAATTTTAGCGCAAAGAGTCTACTTGCTCCTTGGTTAGATTTAATCAAAGAGCCGGTCGTCAACAGTGGCTCTTTTCAGGATGCCTTCTCTTCTGTGGGCAACTTTAATTCGCTAATTAAAAATATATTACAGCTTAATCCCTCATCATTGAAAATACAGCCTTTAGAGAATCTAGCTGGTGTATTTGACACGGCTGATCATCTTTTAGCATGGAATACCCTTGCTTTAGATTTTGCGACTGCTTCAGTCAGCGGTCCAACTCCATGCTCCCGCTTTTTTGGTTATCTCAATATAAGCCAATGGGATTCTTGGGCAGTCTTTGAGGATACGGCTATAGGCTCAATTTATAATAAGGAGAAGCAAGCAAGTTTTATTTCTCTACTTGATAGCTTTGAGATTTCGTCCAATGACTTAGCTGAATTTAAATGTCTATATCAAGCTTCTACGAAAATTGTTCAGGAGATCCTGGAACATGCTGTGCGCCAAGTGGCAATGGATGTTTCTGCATTTAATGTAGTCTCTGGCATAGAGACCTCGTTGTTTAAAGAGGGAATACCTGAGAGCCTGGTTGGTGCTGCTCAAAAGCTACTGGCAAAAAATTTAGATTTGTCTGAGCTAGGAAAAAAAATTGGTGATTTGGTTGTCTCTATCGGAACCAATATTGGTGAGACAGTTTCGTCAAGCATTAATCAGTATGCATTAGGAGATGGCTCCAATCAGCTTGGATTTTATGCAGATACTACTGACTATATCCCCTCCCCAAGTGTGTATGATCCTAATGACCCTAATACAAAAATAGATTCATCCTGGCAGCCTCTAGAGGGGCAAAGTGCACTGACTCCTCAATGGGGAGCGGTAACACCATTTGCAATTGAACCTGATAATTTAATTCCATCTAGTAGTATTGTCACACCCTATACAGAACTTGGTGAACTCAATAGTGATTTTATAGATGAATTGATGAATGTCAGAGATAAACGTCTAAATCTCACTGCAGAAGAAGCAGCAATTGCTGAGTATTATGAGGGTGGACCATTTACTTCTTTCCCTCCAGGTCTATGGCAACAACAATCCGTTGATCTATCTATAAGCCGTAATCTTGATCTTGACCAGGCTCTAAAGTTAAATTTGGGGGTCTCTCTTGCTCTGTCCGATGCTGGAATAGCGACCTGGAACCTAAAATATTCCGCAAACACAGTTCGACCCATAACAGCAATACGCCAATATAAGCCTGATACAGTGTTAAGTGACGGATCGCTTGCTGGAGATTGGGAACCTTACTTAGATACTCCACCTTTTCCAGATATTGCATCAGGGCATTCAGCTTTCAGTAGCTCTGCTAATTATATTTTTAATCAATCCTTTGAAAGCAATTACTTTGATTTTTCAGTAACCCTAGCAGATGATGATTCAGTTTATTCTGTCGATGGTTTTGATGGAATTCCAGGGGTTGGTGATGACGTTACTATTCAGGCTGTTTACTTTACAGGGGCTGCAGCTCAAGCTGGAGATTCAAGAATTTATGGCGGTATTCATCTGAAAGATGGAGATCTTAAAGGTCAAATAATTGGCTATATTACTGGGCTTAAAGTGAGCCGAAAGATCGACAGTCTGGAGCAAGGTATTTCTCTTGAGGAATTAAGCTCGCTTCCAGTTCAATCATTTGGAACGATGAAAAGTGATATTTTGACTGGGCTCTCTATGGAAGATTTTGATGAAATTTCTGTCCATCAACTGTATGCTTTTGACGGTGATGATACGCTTATAGCAAAAGGAGAATCACTGTGGCAACTTTATGGCGGTTCGGGAATGGATACCTTTCAATTATTTGAAACAGGCTCGGTGAGTTTGCGTGATTACGAAAGAATGGAGGAGATTGAATTGGCTTCGACCATTTTTCAGCAAGGTGAGTCTATCGATGATATCCAATTCACGATATCTGCTACAGGGCCATTTACTGACGTTTCTATTAATGATCGTTTGTTGTTTGTTATGGACGGGTATTGGATATCAGATGATGTAAGTGTATCAATTTTGGCATGA
- the fabI gene encoding enoyl-ACP reductase FabI, translating into MLLDLTGKKILVTGIANNRSIAWGIAQQLKAAGAELGITYLPDEKGRFESKVRELTAPLEPSLFLPLNVQDAAQMETVFAEIKDKWGQLDGLVHCLAFAGKEELVGDFSATTAEGFARALEISAYSLAPLCRHAKPLFSEKAGVVTLTYLGAERAIPNYNVMGVAKAALEASVRYLSAELGPEKQVRVNAISAGPIRTLASSAIGGILDMIHNVEEKAPLRRTVTQNEVGNTAAFLLSDLSSGISGQTIYVDAGYCINGM; encoded by the coding sequence ATGCTTCTTGATCTCACTGGTAAGAAGATCCTTGTTACTGGCATCGCCAACAATCGCTCCATTGCCTGGGGCATCGCGCAACAGCTCAAGGCGGCTGGAGCCGAGCTAGGAATCACCTACCTGCCTGATGAGAAGGGCCGGTTTGAATCAAAGGTTCGTGAGCTCACGGCTCCGTTAGAGCCTTCGTTGTTTTTGCCTCTGAATGTTCAGGATGCCGCTCAGATGGAGACGGTGTTCGCTGAAATTAAAGACAAGTGGGGGCAGCTGGATGGCCTCGTGCATTGTTTGGCGTTTGCGGGAAAAGAAGAATTAGTGGGCGACTTCAGCGCCACCACGGCGGAAGGTTTTGCACGTGCCTTAGAGATCAGTGCCTATTCCCTTGCACCTCTGTGCCGTCATGCCAAGCCGTTGTTCAGTGAGAAAGCGGGTGTGGTGACCTTGACCTACCTCGGCGCTGAGCGGGCGATTCCTAACTACAACGTGATGGGTGTGGCTAAGGCGGCTCTGGAAGCCTCCGTTCGCTATCTCTCTGCTGAGCTTGGACCCGAGAAACAGGTGCGCGTGAATGCGATCAGTGCTGGCCCGATCCGCACGCTGGCGAGCTCTGCAATCGGAGGCATCCTCGACATGATCCACAACGTGGAGGAAAAGGCGCCGCTACGCCGTACGGTTACTCAAAATGAAGTTGGGAACACGGCTGCGTTCCTGCTCAGTGATTTGTCGAGTGGCATTTCTGGCCAAACCATCTACGTGGACGCTGGCTACTGCATCAACGGCATGTGA
- a CDS encoding carotenoid oxygenase family protein, whose translation MTVAPTSARFNRSEWSSAFRNVEEELTDVPLKPVRGAVPDALRGTLYRNGPGRLERDGQRVHHPFDGDGMITALHFDADGVRCSNRFVRTSGWKAEEAAGKVLFRGVFGSQKPGGPLANAFDLRLKNIANTSVVRLGDDLLALWEAAEPYALDPQTLETRGLSLLGGVLKRGEAFSAHPRFDPGHHGDPRMVTFGVKTGPRSTIRLMEFATEDNAAAGIRAGDLLSDRRDTFAGFAFLHDFAITPNWAVFLQNAINFNPLPFVLGQKGAAQCLTSNPNGKAKFWLIPRDSGTFAGQEPRVIDAPDGFVFHHLNAWEEDGDVVVESIYYSDFPSIGPDQDFADVNFDLIPEGLLEQCRINLISEKVDTTRLSERCCEFAMVNPNQEGLPCRFAWMAAAARERGNDPLQVVKKLDLQTGEKLIWSAAPSGFVSEPIMIPRPNASDEDDGWVLDLVWNGARDASDLYILDARDLSEVALLELPLAIPHGLHGSWSESSLQP comes from the coding sequence GTGACCGTTGCACCCACCTCTGCTCGTTTCAACCGCTCGGAGTGGTCTAGTGCCTTCCGCAACGTGGAGGAAGAACTCACTGATGTGCCCCTGAAGCCAGTACGAGGTGCGGTGCCGGATGCATTACGCGGCACGCTGTATCGCAATGGACCTGGCCGTTTGGAACGGGATGGTCAGCGCGTGCATCATCCGTTTGATGGTGACGGAATGATCACAGCCCTTCACTTTGATGCAGACGGAGTGCGCTGCAGCAACCGATTCGTTCGAACCAGTGGCTGGAAGGCTGAGGAGGCCGCAGGGAAGGTGCTGTTCAGGGGTGTTTTTGGGAGCCAAAAACCAGGAGGTCCGCTTGCAAATGCATTTGATTTACGCCTGAAAAATATTGCCAATACCAGCGTGGTTCGGCTTGGAGATGATCTTCTTGCTTTATGGGAAGCCGCTGAGCCTTACGCCTTAGACCCCCAAACCTTAGAAACGAGGGGCCTCTCCCTCCTCGGCGGTGTTCTCAAGAGAGGTGAGGCCTTTAGTGCTCACCCCCGTTTCGATCCTGGCCATCACGGTGACCCGCGGATGGTGACTTTTGGAGTAAAAACCGGGCCTCGCAGCACCATTCGCTTGATGGAATTTGCGACTGAAGACAATGCTGCGGCTGGAATTCGAGCCGGTGATTTGCTCAGTGATCGCCGGGATACATTCGCCGGATTCGCCTTCCTGCATGACTTCGCGATCACTCCGAATTGGGCGGTCTTTCTGCAGAATGCGATTAATTTCAATCCGCTCCCCTTTGTGCTTGGACAAAAGGGAGCGGCTCAATGCCTCACGTCCAACCCCAATGGAAAAGCCAAGTTTTGGTTGATTCCCAGAGATAGCGGTACTTTTGCTGGGCAGGAACCACGTGTCATCGATGCTCCCGATGGCTTCGTATTTCATCACCTCAATGCCTGGGAAGAGGATGGAGATGTTGTGGTGGAGAGCATTTATTACAGCGACTTTCCCTCGATCGGTCCTGATCAAGATTTTGCTGATGTGAATTTCGACCTCATCCCCGAGGGATTGCTCGAGCAGTGCCGCATTAATCTAATTTCTGAAAAGGTTGATACCACTCGTTTGAGCGAACGTTGCTGTGAATTCGCGATGGTTAACCCCAATCAAGAAGGTCTTCCTTGTCGCTTCGCTTGGATGGCCGCTGCCGCTCGTGAACGAGGGAATGATCCACTGCAAGTTGTGAAAAAGCTGGATCTTCAAACTGGTGAAAAGCTTATTTGGAGTGCGGCGCCAAGTGGATTTGTGAGTGAGCCAATAATGATTCCTAGGCCAAATGCCAGTGATGAAGATGATGGCTGGGTATTGGATTTAGTTTGGAATGGAGCAAGGGATGCATCTGATCTCTACATCCTCGATGCGCGAGACCTCAGCGAAGTTGCTTTGTTGGAATTACCGCTAGCTATTCCCCATGGCTTACATGGAAGCTGGAGTGAATCCTCATTACAACCTTAA
- a CDS encoding sensor histidine kinase KdpD, whose translation MTQHNISIRRRLGYSLVGLFTISFGILLIATNQIIKRDRLQRHERLVMATAMAIKTEFEDVSQKPVGQEESLDNQRYRQILNNFSATRVLVWLSRPEADPLFPNTATVQQFFGNPKLLEAAGVNASGMQKPRSFVFDGQTYFTCSMPLPGNQGVLRFLEDVGVSPAGRQENLIFLFVVWIFSVAIATVLIRRFLTSSLLPLIKLESVMDDMSLRPTGLVSEKRVPIESQPNELQGIVKSYNRLADRLQESWSNQLLFIRAVSHELITPLTLINSSARRLDRRLTDLSDSDRKLLASIRKEVWDADHLVRDLVDLARSESGSLKLKLSSVKAMDVIADLSAELEPLAWGNRVQTPSPENLSIVETVMISVNSDRLRQCIINVLENASKYSPEDAPIDLSVTSDDCNIYFDVQDYGPGISQEDQRTIFKPFQRGKSDLNDVPGGGIGLALVHQIVRLMNGSIYILSSGESGTIMRFEFPIE comes from the coding sequence ATGACTCAACACAATATTTCAATCCGTAGACGTCTGGGATATTCTTTGGTAGGCCTCTTTACGATTAGTTTTGGGATCTTGTTAATTGCTACTAACCAAATCATAAAACGCGATCGCTTGCAGCGACATGAGCGATTAGTGATGGCAACCGCCATGGCAATTAAAACTGAGTTTGAAGACGTTAGCCAGAAACCGGTTGGTCAAGAAGAGAGTCTCGATAATCAAAGATATAGACAGATTCTGAATAATTTTTCAGCAACTCGTGTATTGGTATGGTTGAGTCGCCCCGAGGCTGATCCCCTATTTCCTAACACGGCTACTGTTCAACAGTTTTTTGGTAACCCAAAGTTGTTAGAAGCAGCAGGTGTCAATGCTTCTGGAATGCAAAAACCTAGAAGCTTTGTTTTTGATGGCCAAACCTATTTCACGTGCTCTATGCCTTTACCAGGCAACCAGGGAGTACTGCGATTTCTTGAAGATGTAGGCGTTAGCCCAGCGGGACGTCAAGAGAATTTGATCTTCTTATTTGTGGTTTGGATCTTTTCTGTTGCTATTGCCACAGTTCTAATTCGTAGATTTTTAACCAGTTCTTTGCTGCCTTTAATCAAGCTTGAATCCGTTATGGACGATATGAGTCTCCGGCCTACTGGGCTTGTTTCAGAGAAACGGGTACCTATTGAGTCTCAACCAAATGAACTTCAAGGTATTGTGAAATCCTACAATAGGCTGGCTGACCGATTGCAAGAATCTTGGAGCAATCAATTATTATTTATACGTGCAGTTAGTCATGAGTTAATCACTCCGCTCACTTTAATTAATAGTTCTGCACGACGCCTTGATCGACGTTTGACAGATCTTTCAGATTCGGATCGCAAACTTCTTGCTTCTATTAGAAAGGAAGTTTGGGATGCTGACCATTTGGTTAGAGATTTAGTAGATTTAGCGCGAAGTGAATCAGGCAGTCTCAAGCTTAAACTGAGTTCAGTAAAGGCAATGGATGTCATTGCTGATCTATCTGCTGAACTTGAACCATTGGCTTGGGGGAATCGAGTTCAAACCCCTTCTCCAGAGAATTTGAGTATTGTCGAGACTGTAATGATTTCAGTTAATTCAGACCGTTTGCGGCAATGCATTATTAATGTTTTAGAAAATGCTTCAAAGTATTCTCCTGAAGATGCACCTATAGATTTGTCGGTCACCTCTGATGACTGTAATATTTATTTTGATGTACAGGATTATGGTCCTGGTATCTCTCAGGAGGATCAACGGACAATATTTAAGCCCTTTCAGCGAGGTAAAAGTGATTTAAACGACGTTCCAGGAGGTGGAATTGGACTTGCTTTGGTTCATCAAATCGTACGGCTTATGAATGGCAGTATCTATATCTTGTCTTCTGGCGAAAGTGGGACGATCATGCGCTTCGAATTTCCTATTGAGTGA
- a CDS encoding FAD-binding domain-containing protein, with product MSRLPHAAPLSWPSESTDLPRDLLERTALNSLLSQEFPNALGELSPIEGGRAAAERQLSAMDAKRYGRSRNHLNGSVTRLSPYIRHGILTLAEVRDAVFSQLKQTSQRRDNGEKLINELGWRDFWQRMWLDLGDRIHDDQEDHKTGHAASEYEQGLPDDIREGRTNLACMDGFRNELVTQGWLHNHARMWMAAYLVHWRRVHWRVGADWFLEHLLDGDPASNHLSWQWVASCFSHKPYFFNRQNLERYSSGRYCQECPSNESCPFDRSYEQLEQQLFKVQPAIREVTARRSHRSGSRSSKKSSQCPSTRPSTQRF from the coding sequence GTGTCCAGGCTGCCGCACGCTGCGCCGCTCAGTTGGCCGAGCGAATCCACAGATCTGCCCCGAGATCTTCTCGAGCGCACAGCGCTGAATTCCCTGTTATCGCAAGAGTTTCCGAACGCATTGGGGGAGCTCAGCCCGATCGAAGGCGGTCGAGCCGCTGCTGAACGGCAGCTCAGTGCGATGGATGCCAAGCGCTATGGCCGCAGTCGCAACCACCTCAACGGTTCCGTCACACGCCTATCGCCCTACATCCGCCACGGAATTCTCACGCTTGCGGAAGTGCGAGATGCCGTGTTCTCACAGCTGAAACAAACCAGCCAAAGAAGGGATAACGGCGAAAAACTGATCAATGAGCTGGGATGGCGTGATTTCTGGCAGCGGATGTGGCTTGATCTCGGTGATCGCATTCATGACGATCAAGAAGATCACAAAACTGGCCATGCCGCCAGTGAGTATGAGCAGGGTCTCCCCGATGACATCAGGGAGGGACGAACAAACCTGGCCTGTATGGATGGCTTCAGAAACGAATTAGTCACTCAAGGATGGCTGCATAACCACGCGCGGATGTGGATGGCGGCCTACCTCGTGCACTGGAGACGGGTGCACTGGCGGGTAGGGGCTGACTGGTTCCTCGAGCACCTCCTGGATGGCGACCCCGCCAGCAACCACCTCAGCTGGCAGTGGGTCGCCAGCTGCTTCAGTCACAAGCCCTATTTCTTTAATCGTCAAAACCTGGAGCGCTACAGCAGCGGGAGGTATTGCCAGGAGTGTCCAAGCAACGAATCCTGCCCCTTTGATCGCAGTTACGAACAGTTGGAGCAACAGCTGTTCAAGGTTCAGCCAGCCATCCGTGAGGTAACTGCACGTCGATCACACCGATCCGGCTCCCGCTCGAGCAAAAAGTCGAGTCAATGCCCCAGCACACGCCCCAGTACCCAGCGATTTTGA
- a CDS encoding DNA polymerase, whose translation MDPSKPILWVHEEALGPANPALQDYPNAPGLFVFDDTWIEDQSISRKRIGFLYESALSLPLTLRRGDVAREVLGFAQRHGADAVVTSTVVDPRLQRIAAAIDRELPLWMLDPDPFVELHKPPRLGRFSRYWREAEPVVWETF comes from the coding sequence ATGGATCCCAGTAAACCAATCCTCTGGGTGCATGAAGAAGCCCTGGGACCAGCCAACCCGGCTCTTCAGGACTACCCCAACGCACCAGGACTATTCGTATTCGACGACACCTGGATTGAAGACCAGTCCATCAGTCGCAAACGCATCGGTTTTTTGTACGAATCCGCTTTGAGCCTTCCGCTCACCCTGCGCCGAGGTGATGTGGCGCGTGAGGTGCTGGGTTTCGCCCAACGCCACGGAGCCGATGCTGTGGTCACCAGCACCGTGGTGGATCCCCGCCTGCAACGCATTGCTGCGGCCATTGATCGGGAGCTTCCCCTCTGGATGCTCGACCCGGATCCCTTTGTGGAGTTACACAAACCACCACGGCTGGGTCGATTTAGTCGCTACTGGCGAGAAGCGGAACCTGTGGTCTGGGAGACCTTTTAG
- a CDS encoding bestrophin family ion channel has protein sequence MIRPRGCLDYLKLSWWLIVHQGKSLLLATLLCAISLPLNEIISTALLPEALVQVLGLLLSLFLGFRYSQAYNRWLEARVLWGALVNHSRSWRDLLVRVLPRQLPLSWKRRLLQEVVLLVWCLNAQLRSSKGSAVLLPEPVRELGVKIGLRNLSVQSLLKRMAREQHLLRQGGWVDSFQSSEFGLLQQAFTNVIGGLERIRHQPLPASSTFFIRGMTWVYGYLVFLKLDALGHISAALLGWLVFLIFLMAERIGTFIERPFVDARFALPMDHFCALISLDLLGASSPLAKPSSTKGPWLR, from the coding sequence GTGATCAGGCCGCGCGGATGTCTTGATTACCTGAAACTCTCCTGGTGGTTGATTGTTCACCAGGGGAAGAGTTTGCTGCTCGCAACGCTGCTTTGTGCGATCAGTCTCCCTTTAAACGAGATAATTTCTACGGCGCTGCTCCCAGAAGCTCTTGTTCAGGTTCTTGGTCTGCTTCTCAGCCTTTTTCTTGGTTTTCGCTACAGCCAGGCATACAACCGCTGGCTAGAAGCACGGGTGTTGTGGGGCGCGTTGGTGAATCACAGTCGCAGTTGGCGTGACTTGTTAGTGCGTGTTTTACCCCGCCAGCTGCCGCTGTCCTGGAAACGTCGCCTGCTTCAGGAGGTGGTGCTTTTGGTGTGGTGCCTGAATGCTCAACTGCGCAGCTCCAAAGGCAGCGCGGTCTTGCTCCCCGAGCCTGTGCGTGAGCTGGGGGTGAAGATTGGACTGCGCAACCTCAGTGTGCAATCGCTGCTGAAGCGAATGGCACGAGAGCAGCATTTACTTCGCCAGGGAGGCTGGGTGGATAGTTTCCAAAGCAGTGAGTTTGGTCTTCTGCAGCAGGCGTTCACCAATGTGATTGGCGGTCTGGAACGCATCCGTCACCAACCTCTTCCAGCGTCATCAACCTTCTTTATTCGAGGCATGACCTGGGTCTATGGCTATTTGGTTTTTCTAAAACTCGATGCGCTGGGACACATTTCTGCAGCGCTGCTGGGTTGGCTGGTGTTTTTGATTTTTCTCATGGCTGAGAGGATTGGAACTTTTATTGAGCGCCCTTTTGTTGATGCCCGTTTTGCGTTGCCGATGGATCACTTTTGTGCGTTGATCAGCCTCGATCTTCTTGGGGCTTCCTCCCCATTGGCTAAACCTTCTTCCACAAAGGGCCCCTGGCTGCGCTGA
- the hisB gene encoding imidazoleglycerol-phosphate dehydratase HisB, with the protein MRTGEIHRVTGETDVSVRLGLDGSGRCQASTGVPFLDHMLHQISSHGLIDLEITASGDTHIDDHHTNEDVGIAFGQALSKALGDRRGIYRFGHFVAPLDEALVQVVLDCSGRPHISWGLTIPTQKIGTYDTELVKEFFVAVVNNSGLTLHIRQLDGVNSHHIVEACFKAFSRALRMATEIDPRRSGLVPSSKGVLEQAGGS; encoded by the coding sequence ATGCGCACTGGGGAGATTCACCGCGTTACAGGCGAGACCGATGTCAGTGTTCGGCTCGGGCTTGACGGCAGCGGCCGCTGTCAGGCCAGCACAGGTGTGCCTTTTCTCGATCACATGCTGCATCAGATCAGCAGCCATGGCCTGATTGATTTGGAGATCACGGCAAGCGGCGATACGCATATCGACGACCATCACACCAATGAAGACGTTGGGATTGCGTTTGGTCAGGCACTCTCTAAGGCCCTGGGTGATCGTCGCGGGATCTACCGCTTTGGCCACTTTGTGGCACCGCTGGATGAAGCGTTGGTGCAGGTGGTTCTTGATTGCTCCGGACGCCCTCACATCAGTTGGGGGCTCACCATCCCAACGCAGAAAATCGGAACCTATGACACCGAATTGGTGAAAGAGTTTTTTGTGGCTGTCGTCAATAACTCAGGCCTCACCTTGCACATCCGTCAATTGGATGGGGTGAACTCCCACCACATCGTTGAGGCCTGCTTTAAGGCTTTTTCAAGGGCGCTGCGCATGGCGACTGAGATTGACCCTCGCCGGTCTGGATTGGTGCCCAGTAGCAAGGGGGTATTGGAGCAAGCGGGTGGCTCTTAG
- a CDS encoding two-component system response regulator, with translation MSANPILIVDDDPRIRSALQVELDELGISSCFFDNAFDLIDYASANPSAGIFVDLLLPQMNGIDCVKRLRLLGYKGCVFVCTSLCDGDIKKQALDAGATDYFVKSDLFNDLEKIVSSCFVSA, from the coding sequence ATGTCTGCTAATCCCATTCTTATTGTTGATGATGATCCTCGTATTCGATCTGCCCTTCAGGTTGAATTGGATGAGTTAGGCATCAGCTCTTGTTTTTTTGACAATGCCTTTGATCTTATTGACTATGCATCTGCTAATCCATCGGCTGGTATTTTCGTGGATTTGCTTTTGCCTCAGATGAATGGTATCGATTGTGTTAAGCGCTTAAGGTTGCTTGGGTATAAAGGTTGTGTATTTGTCTGCACAAGTCTTTGTGACGGTGATATCAAGAAGCAGGCTCTCGACGCTGGTGCAACTGATTACTTTGTAAAATCTGATCTGTTTAATGATCTTGAAAAGATTGTTTCAAGCTGTTTCGTAAGCGCATAG
- a CDS encoding helix-turn-helix domain-containing protein codes for MKLELDQCLSAWVSRIDPRFHSEEDDASLEVAGSEYLGSNLSIVKVSSRGHVKSILARNPQDLFSFGISDVGLFRGVAGNREIFSNPQRLAFILLPGESIKLVPAAEFFSGYIFHIKSEYLLSESIKHGTQLPSLLTLHDAIPGHEQLILACANQLLKFFALGDEIGSLRVLQPLEESIVSLLATLISVEPDLLVSGKQAQSQPSYVQIALSYMENNINKNITLSDLCIACSVSGRTLQVAFQAVMSRTPLQVLQELRLNRLRDKIIDGMDISSACEQVGIQHSGRISAKYKQLFGELPRNTRSRRTRS; via the coding sequence GTGAAGCTTGAGCTTGATCAATGCCTTTCTGCGTGGGTCTCTAGAATTGATCCACGGTTTCACTCAGAAGAAGATGATGCATCACTGGAAGTTGCCGGATCTGAGTATTTAGGAAGTAATCTATCGATTGTCAAAGTTAGCTCTAGGGGACATGTAAAAAGTATTCTTGCTCGAAACCCCCAAGATCTTTTCTCTTTTGGTATTTCTGATGTTGGCCTTTTTAGAGGTGTGGCGGGTAATCGTGAAATTTTTTCAAACCCTCAGCGTCTTGCTTTTATTCTTCTTCCTGGAGAGTCAATAAAGCTCGTCCCAGCTGCGGAATTTTTTTCTGGTTACATATTTCATATAAAGTCGGAATATCTGTTGTCTGAATCTATCAAGCATGGCACTCAGCTGCCGAGTCTCCTTACGCTTCATGACGCTATTCCTGGGCATGAGCAACTTATATTGGCTTGTGCTAATCAATTGTTGAAGTTCTTTGCTCTTGGAGATGAGATTGGCAGCCTTCGAGTCCTTCAGCCGCTTGAAGAATCAATTGTTTCACTATTGGCTACATTGATTAGTGTTGAGCCTGATTTGCTTGTTAGTGGAAAGCAGGCTCAATCTCAGCCTAGTTATGTGCAGATCGCACTTTCTTATATGGAGAATAATATTAATAAGAATATCACTCTTTCTGACCTTTGTATCGCCTGTAGTGTCTCCGGTCGTACTTTGCAGGTTGCTTTTCAGGCCGTTATGAGTCGCACACCTCTGCAAGTTCTGCAGGAATTACGACTCAATAGGTTGAGAGATAAAATTATTGATGGAATGGATATATCTTCTGCCTGCGAACAGGTTGGAATCCAGCATAGCGGACGTATTTCGGCTAAATATAAACAATTATTTGGCGAGTTGCCCAGAAACACCCGGTCTCGACGCACTCGCTCTTAA